In Heptranchias perlo isolate sHepPer1 chromosome 21, sHepPer1.hap1, whole genome shotgun sequence, the following proteins share a genomic window:
- the LOC137340143 gene encoding ankyrin repeat domain-containing protein 1-like — translation MVMLRVEDLVTGKKSEVKSGGRGVGPRTVQEEFGNGEYCSAVAIEKQDDLKTQTEPFPFIPSHKHQKEKLQPVSHSKNIKPVDQRLKLETIDDLQFIVRLKKKKQSKATVVEPPKEPEPETITEPVDVETFWKAAVDNKLLVIEKYLADGGHPDVCDQFNRTAMHRACSEGNEEIVLKLLEAGASTEFQDMLNATAAHWSCRGGSLEVLKTLLNKNANVNAKDKLCSTPLHVAVRTGHYECAEHLIACGADLNARDIEGDTPMHDAVRLSRYRLMKLLMIYGANPTLKNCNGQTPIDLVLQWQTGTKEILNQFMENSRQSPQ, via the exons ATGGTGATGCTACGAGTTGAAGATCTG GTGACTGGCAAGAAGAGCGAGGTTAAATCGGGGGGCCGGGGGGTCGGTCCGCGGACGGTGCAGGAGGAGTTTGGAAATGGAGAATACTGTTCTGCGGTGGCAATCGAGAAACAGGATGACCTGAAAACCCAGACAGAGCCATTCCCGTTCATACCCAGTCACAAGCATCAGAAAGAGAAACTACAGCCAGTGTCACACAGCAAAAAT ATAAAGCCAGTGGATCAGAGGCTGAAACTTGAAACTATCGATGATCTTCAATTCATCGTCAGGTTGAAGAAGAAGAAGCAATCTAAGGCCACTGTCGTCGAACCCCCAAAAGAGCCGGAACCGGAGACTATA ACCGAACCTGTAGACGTGGAAACATTTTGGAAGGCGGCGGTGGACAATAAACTTCTTGTGATTGAGAAATACCTGGCGGATGGGGGCCATCCAGATGTCTGTGACCAG TTTAACAGGACTGCCATGCATCGCGCCTGCTCAGAGGGGAATGAAGAGATTGTATTGAAACTACTAGAAGCTGGAGCCTCCACTGAGTTTCAAGATATG CTCAATGCAACGGCGGCCCATTGGTCCTGTCGTGGAGGCAGTCTGGAGGTTCTGAAAACCTTGTTAAACAAAAATGCAAATGTGAACGCCAAAGACAAG TTATGTAGTACTCCTTTACATGTTGCTGTCAGAACTGGACATTATGAATGTGCTGAACACCTTATCGCATGTGGAGCTGATCTGAATGCCAGAGATATA GAAGGGGACACTCCCATGCACGATGCAGTCAGGCTGAGTCGTTACCGATTGATGAAGCTTCTGATGATTTACGGAGCCAATCCGACTTTGAAAAACTGC